In one window of Chryseobacterium phocaeense DNA:
- a CDS encoding type VI secretion system transmembrane protein TssO, with translation MQGHITLSKKERHYQFLYLILMLLAAMIFLGIIFLKGFDSPFSDEDVRGLESLKQKAEFERQQKVIQPEVDSAYARISRIRDKAPEPFEEGNIMNGVNGIASYFNSNQVIDIRKDGYTQISHFYKMYYDDKKVISTTTEDIKKFEKEVEDCRIGFKDTQNRLFERQNALRARTQ, from the coding sequence ATGCAGGGTCATATTACACTATCTAAAAAAGAAAGACACTATCAGTTTTTATATTTGATACTGATGCTTTTGGCAGCCATGATATTCCTTGGAATTATCTTTTTAAAAGGTTTTGATTCTCCGTTCTCGGATGAAGATGTAAGAGGACTGGAAAGCCTTAAACAAAAAGCAGAATTTGAACGCCAGCAAAAGGTGATACAGCCGGAGGTAGACAGTGCCTATGCCAGAATAAGCAGGATCAGGGATAAAGCTCCTGAACCTTTTGAAGAGGGAAATATCATGAATGGTGTAAATGGAATTGCCAGTTATTTCAACAGTAATCAGGTTATTGATATCCGTAAAGACGGCTATACACAGATTTCTCATTTCTATAAAATGTACTATGATGACAAAAAAGTTATTTCTACCACTACAGAAGATATAAAAAAGTTTGAAAAAGAAGTGGAAGATTGCAGAATTGGGTTCAAAGATACCCAGAACCGCCTGTTCGAAAGACAGAATGCATTAAGGGCAAGGACCCAGTAA
- a CDS encoding PKD domain-containing protein, which translates to MNYFQKNKKNIIIGVIATLLIAALVALWLQKKVIHSADDIVGIVSPTSLSVGDTLLFEDKTQFAKTKRWSFGDGTNSDKSSGIHFYNKPGYYLISLIIDDKYTKTFPVMVSARTQKVKDTMRMTTTIEAPLQAMQNENVTFRAISEATKFAWKFGETGSTDAKEKMAIYSYKKPGDYRVALLTEESEEPIYHMIKILPAYNSLEQDEIPVEDAYKKVDDDFKYHLQQIANGNSFNMHYNYLLNTYLCNNENTVVKVSDSKANNFYMYCAGLQFDKNVVIQSVKVNLDDKQNCVTKVDINQSK; encoded by the coding sequence ATGAATTATTTTCAAAAAAACAAAAAGAACATTATTATTGGTGTTATCGCAACACTGCTCATTGCCGCTCTCGTTGCGCTGTGGCTGCAGAAAAAGGTGATCCATTCTGCCGATGATATTGTGGGAATTGTAAGTCCAACCTCATTATCGGTAGGAGATACGCTTCTGTTTGAGGACAAAACCCAGTTTGCAAAAACCAAGAGATGGAGTTTTGGAGACGGAACGAACTCTGACAAGAGTTCGGGGATTCACTTTTACAACAAGCCGGGCTACTATCTGATTAGTCTGATTATTGATGACAAGTACACTAAAACCTTCCCGGTAATGGTTTCTGCAAGAACTCAGAAAGTAAAAGATACCATGAGGATGACTACCACTATCGAAGCACCTTTACAGGCAATGCAGAACGAGAATGTTACATTCCGTGCTATTTCGGAAGCTACAAAATTTGCCTGGAAATTTGGCGAAACAGGAAGTACCGATGCGAAAGAGAAGATGGCTATTTATTCATATAAGAAACCGGGGGATTACCGTGTTGCCTTACTTACGGAAGAAAGCGAAGAGCCCATCTATCACATGATCAAAATTCTTCCTGCCTACAATTCTCTTGAACAGGACGAAATCCCGGTAGAAGATGCTTACAAAAAGGTAGATGACGATTTCAAATACCACCTGCAGCAGATTGCGAACGGGAACAGTTTCAATATGCATTACAATTATCTTCTCAATACATATCTGTGTAACAATGAAAACACAGTGGTAAAAGTAAGCGACAGCAAAGCCAACAACTTCTATATGTACTGTGCCGGTCTTCAGTTTGATAAAAACGTCGTGATCCAGAGTGTAAAAGTAAACCTGGATGATAAGCAGAACTGTGTAACGAAAGTTGACATTAACCAAAGCAAATAA
- the tssR gene encoding type VI secretion system protein TssR domain-containing protein: MKNKFPLAAYYIGLSVLITSCQVKLPYKKTPEPSQYGSVDNSKVVNGYPKKSVPWIVISDRSRNTAYLDKSDEKSYKEVKFLEPLMVLKNRDGMVKVAEYVPDALMKKVSPKSIKTYGWIPESDLLLWNNSLKSEQTGYPVRVAVVPNNSEVIRSSERYYKNDSIMVFNSPSLIEAANVKIPNGQMVYVYKQAENNKRFLVGKKPSIDIDSISTNLYGWVSANVISAWGERSAIKLKNDTGINETTLGIHEGYPGGMDDDSKTAILLSEVNKRTPLENIYPVSLPLNEAPSADLKTKYFTNILDYSKNYIFNVLGEAIYFNRYREITERDKNINIVFALDVSAPNAPYAPIVKSLLQDLQLRFEKPSYFNGVKYGVVLYKNNPCGENVLASSLSTDYNKITTFIDQRTNEMNCSSNSGYQPVGEALTAAGNLLANVPDETNIVVTVGTSANQSGNMYSVISSLTQAQARLIMFQTSARSSDTYNDFVLMAENVVTNTAKNIAELKKQKIINQYDVLTKNNFSLVEGDAGFFSLDYPKQSMSQGFVIFPKKGDVTTPGYLKKSVDSLIAQVTLDNQTIDKSLNEYFHSSVGAGKTDVDLKYKYLYPGLTNPVSAGIAAQLINYGNPFLVKGYIPKDLKDYKPGIEKGILISETEYDNLKNFYTEVHLKTEPDKPGFNQARAIKEYIRLLKKYNPTLKFLDKSELYEKPMSYAVGISTGFDNSEEELMSKFKLKGWKKSKIVLKETVRKYFKEYKNLAERMLIHRNSPAVKIQQNGQTFYWLNEYFMPSTQIFEEPEYTKH; the protein is encoded by the coding sequence ATGAAAAATAAATTTCCTCTAGCAGCATATTACATAGGATTATCAGTATTAATAACGAGCTGTCAGGTGAAACTGCCATATAAGAAAACACCCGAACCGTCGCAATACGGATCAGTGGACAACTCAAAGGTCGTAAACGGGTACCCGAAAAAATCCGTTCCATGGATCGTGATTTCAGACAGATCCAGAAATACGGCTTATCTTGATAAAAGCGATGAAAAATCCTATAAGGAAGTTAAATTTCTGGAACCCCTGATGGTTCTGAAAAACAGGGATGGAATGGTAAAAGTGGCGGAATATGTTCCGGATGCTTTAATGAAAAAAGTTTCACCAAAATCCATTAAAACATACGGGTGGATTCCGGAATCTGATCTTCTTCTGTGGAATAATTCCTTAAAAAGCGAACAGACAGGTTACCCGGTAAGAGTGGCTGTTGTTCCTAATAACAGTGAAGTGATCCGAAGCTCGGAAAGATACTATAAGAATGACTCCATTATGGTGTTCAATTCGCCAAGTCTTATAGAAGCAGCTAATGTTAAAATTCCTAACGGGCAGATGGTTTACGTCTACAAACAGGCGGAAAACAATAAGCGTTTTTTAGTGGGTAAGAAACCTTCCATTGACATAGACAGCATCAGTACCAATCTGTACGGATGGGTAAGTGCCAACGTGATCTCTGCATGGGGTGAGCGTTCTGCCATTAAGCTTAAAAATGATACCGGAATTAATGAAACTACACTGGGGATACATGAAGGATACCCTGGTGGAATGGATGATGACAGCAAAACGGCAATACTGCTTTCCGAAGTGAACAAGAGAACTCCTCTTGAAAATATTTACCCTGTAAGTTTACCACTAAATGAAGCTCCTTCTGCTGACCTGAAGACAAAGTATTTCACCAACATCCTGGATTATAGCAAAAACTATATATTCAATGTTTTGGGTGAAGCTATTTACTTCAACCGTTACAGAGAAATCACGGAAAGAGATAAAAATATCAATATCGTTTTTGCATTAGATGTGAGTGCTCCCAATGCACCTTATGCACCTATTGTAAAATCCCTTCTGCAGGACCTGCAGCTTAGGTTTGAAAAGCCTTCTTATTTTAACGGAGTGAAATATGGAGTTGTTTTATATAAAAATAACCCATGTGGTGAAAATGTACTGGCTTCCAGTCTAAGCACGGATTATAACAAAATCACCACTTTCATTGATCAGAGAACCAATGAGATGAACTGTTCCAGCAACAGCGGATACCAGCCGGTAGGAGAGGCTCTTACTGCTGCAGGAAATCTACTGGCCAATGTTCCGGATGAAACCAACATTGTGGTTACCGTAGGAACTTCTGCGAATCAGAGCGGAAATATGTACAGTGTAATCAGCTCCTTAACACAAGCACAGGCAAGACTGATCATGTTCCAGACCAGTGCAAGATCATCCGATACCTACAACGATTTTGTATTGATGGCGGAAAATGTAGTGACCAATACCGCAAAAAATATTGCAGAACTTAAAAAACAGAAGATCATTAATCAATATGATGTTCTTACTAAAAATAATTTCAGCCTTGTAGAAGGGGATGCAGGTTTCTTCTCATTAGATTATCCAAAGCAGAGTATGTCTCAGGGATTCGTTATTTTCCCTAAAAAAGGAGATGTTACGACGCCTGGTTACCTAAAAAAATCGGTTGACAGCCTTATTGCACAGGTGACACTGGATAATCAGACCATAGATAAGTCGCTTAACGAATATTTCCATTCTTCAGTGGGAGCAGGGAAAACAGATGTGGATCTGAAGTATAAATATCTCTATCCTGGTCTTACGAATCCGGTTTCTGCAGGAATTGCAGCCCAGCTGATCAATTATGGTAATCCCTTCCTCGTAAAAGGATATATTCCGAAAGACCTGAAAGATTATAAGCCAGGGATCGAAAAAGGAATTCTTATCTCTGAAACAGAATATGATAACCTTAAAAATTTCTATACTGAAGTTCATTTAAAAACTGAACCGGACAAACCTGGATTTAACCAGGCCAGAGCTATTAAAGAATACATCAGGCTTCTGAAAAAGTATAATCCAACTTTAAAATTCCTGGATAAATCTGAATTATACGAAAAACCGATGTCTTACGCCGTAGGAATAAGTACAGGTTTTGATAATTCAGAAGAAGAATTGATGTCGAAATTCAAGCTGAAAGGCTGGAAAAAATCTAAGATCGTTTTGAAGGAAACCGTAAGGAAATACTTCAAAGAATATAAAAACCTGGCAGAAAGAATGCTGATCCACAGAAACAGTCCTGCTGTAAAGATTCAGCAGAACGGGCAGACCTTCTACTGGCTTAATGAGTACTTTATGCCGAGCACCCAGATTTTTGAAGAGCCGGAATACACAAAACATTAA
- a CDS encoding ATP-dependent Clp protease ATP-binding subunit, with translation MGVLVTNETVKQLFHIAQSIAKENYNATYGGPHILQALMHKDIGLNEFLKSIDKDPGYFYEWADVRIEEYPKTAHLPDEVRQDDAVDTLTEEADDIRLKLGLDEITPICILTAIVKPQVVFSLQQLKSLPLREHEIFNLYRKDTPFAVSEDGDFSSLFSNGADFTDSSFPSIKSYCVDRTAQARKGDLENIIGRDKELRMLVEILCRRSKPNVIIIGEPGVGKTALVEGFAIEITKGNVPEMLKNATLLELDTGALLAGTSYKGEIEDRLKKVITECKKIEKAVLFIDEIHTLLDPKGSIGNVANLLKPELARGEITVIGATTQEEYRKIIEPEQAFNRRFEVLTVNEPDEQTCVKMIDVLLDGYKKHHGIEVEKTSIRECVRLAKRYAKGKKLPDAAIDLLDRTMAAIKMLDELSEKELASWKETYEAILEEEFADTKDQANELIWNYNLLRDKISPILWGSLHEQPVIDNSMPIDQIHKIIDDTYAELLQHAAVKREKVDRLELAAVMAAKTNIPIGKIQAQEKEKLLNMESLLLNRVVGQDHALKILSDAIVENRSGLNKPGQPIGSFFLLGPTGTGKTELAKSMAELLFNDEKAMVRFDMSEFKEEHSAALLYGAPPGYVGYEEGGMLVNKIRQQPYTVVLFDEIEKAHHSVFDVFLQIMDEGKVHDKLGKEGDFSNALILFTSNIGSEEIVKQFEEGKVPESSSLMQIMSNSGRFRPEFLARITEIIPFAPITESIAERIFNIQLRSLHTSLTRLGMALKISDEAVKNLALGGFSSKYGARQISGVIRAQLARPISKMIVREEVKTGQTMHVDWNNEESKLIWKVE, from the coding sequence ATGGGAGTACTAGTAACCAACGAAACAGTAAAACAGCTATTTCATATTGCTCAGTCGATAGCGAAGGAGAATTATAATGCTACCTATGGCGGGCCGCATATCCTGCAGGCCTTAATGCATAAAGACATTGGTCTTAACGAATTTCTTAAAAGCATAGATAAAGATCCCGGCTACTTTTATGAATGGGCAGACGTCCGCATTGAAGAATATCCGAAAACAGCCCATCTTCCGGATGAAGTTCGTCAGGATGATGCGGTAGATACCCTAACCGAAGAAGCGGATGACATCCGTTTAAAGCTTGGTCTGGATGAGATCACCCCTATTTGTATCCTAACTGCCATAGTAAAACCTCAGGTTGTTTTCTCGCTTCAGCAGCTGAAATCACTTCCCCTGAGAGAACATGAGATCTTCAATTTATACAGAAAAGATACTCCTTTTGCCGTATCAGAAGACGGTGATTTTTCATCGTTGTTTTCAAACGGAGCAGATTTTACAGATTCATCTTTTCCCTCCATTAAAAGCTATTGTGTTGACCGAACGGCACAGGCCAGAAAAGGAGATCTGGAAAACATCATAGGAAGAGACAAAGAACTTAGAATGCTTGTTGAAATTCTCTGCCGGAGAAGCAAACCGAATGTGATCATCATCGGTGAGCCGGGAGTGGGAAAAACAGCATTGGTAGAAGGTTTTGCCATAGAAATTACCAAAGGAAACGTTCCGGAAATGCTTAAAAACGCGACTCTTCTTGAACTGGATACAGGAGCTTTATTAGCAGGAACTTCCTATAAAGGCGAAATTGAAGACCGCCTGAAAAAGGTGATCACCGAATGTAAGAAAATTGAAAAGGCAGTTCTTTTCATTGATGAAATCCATACGCTTTTAGATCCAAAAGGAAGCATCGGAAATGTAGCCAATCTTCTTAAACCTGAACTTGCAAGAGGCGAAATTACTGTTATAGGAGCTACAACACAGGAAGAGTACAGGAAAATCATTGAGCCGGAACAGGCTTTCAACCGTCGTTTTGAAGTTCTGACAGTGAATGAACCGGACGAGCAGACCTGCGTAAAAATGATTGATGTGCTCCTTGACGGCTATAAAAAGCATCACGGCATTGAAGTGGAAAAAACATCTATCCGCGAATGCGTTCGTTTGGCCAAGAGATATGCAAAAGGTAAAAAACTGCCGGATGCGGCAATTGACCTTCTGGACAGAACCATGGCAGCCATTAAAATGCTGGACGAGCTTTCGGAAAAAGAGCTTGCGAGCTGGAAAGAAACCTATGAAGCCATTCTAGAAGAAGAATTTGCAGATACCAAAGACCAGGCGAATGAACTCATCTGGAATTATAACCTGTTAAGAGATAAAATAAGCCCTATTCTTTGGGGATCACTGCACGAGCAGCCGGTCATAGACAATTCCATGCCTATTGATCAGATTCATAAGATCATAGACGATACTTATGCAGAGCTTTTACAGCATGCAGCCGTAAAAAGAGAAAAAGTAGACCGTCTAGAGCTGGCAGCAGTGATGGCGGCAAAAACCAATATTCCAATCGGAAAAATCCAGGCTCAGGAAAAAGAAAAACTCCTGAATATGGAATCCCTTCTGCTGAACAGAGTAGTAGGACAGGATCATGCACTGAAAATCTTATCAGACGCCATTGTTGAAAACCGAAGCGGATTGAACAAGCCTGGTCAGCCAATCGGGTCATTCTTCCTGCTTGGACCTACCGGAACCGGGAAAACGGAACTTGCCAAATCGATGGCAGAATTGCTCTTCAATGACGAAAAAGCGATGGTACGTTTTGATATGTCTGAATTTAAAGAAGAACATTCCGCTGCATTATTGTACGGCGCGCCTCCGGGATATGTGGGATACGAAGAAGGGGGAATGCTGGTCAACAAGATCAGGCAGCAGCCGTATACCGTAGTTTTATTTGACGAAATTGAAAAAGCCCACCATTCCGTTTTTGATGTATTCTTACAGATTATGGATGAAGGGAAAGTTCACGATAAACTGGGGAAAGAAGGAGATTTTAGCAATGCCCTGATATTATTTACGTCAAACATTGGAAGTGAAGAAATTGTAAAACAGTTTGAAGAAGGAAAAGTTCCGGAATCATCGTCGCTGATGCAGATCATGTCCAATTCAGGAAGATTCAGACCGGAATTTCTGGCAAGAATCACCGAAATTATTCCTTTTGCACCAATCACAGAATCTATTGCAGAAAGGATCTTCAATATCCAGCTTAGATCACTTCATACCTCACTGACAAGGCTGGGGATGGCATTGAAAATTAGTGATGAAGCCGTGAAGAACCTGGCGCTGGGAGGATTCAGCAGCAAATATGGAGCAAGACAGATCTCCGGAGTGATCCGCGCACAGCTTGCAAGACCCATCTCCAAAATGATTGTGAGAGAAGAGGTAAAAACCGGCCAGACCATGCATGTAGACTGGAATAATGAAGAATCCAAACTGATCTGGAAGGTAGAATAA
- a CDS encoding lytic transglycosylase domain-containing protein — protein sequence MKTLFKNIFTGFMLAGTFVMVNAQFLTATDTSESSVRKYNTIINSNKDIVEFIEQSLLQGGLPKHLRNLALIESHFNRNITSGAGAVGMWQFMTAHANQYGLTDQGRTDVYKSTKTAVISLKNLYKKYGDWITVVAAYNCGEGNIAKAMQAAGSTQYHLYSKYLPGETINHVNKYLNACYATGELPSVLNNYNSSRINKVFFAGDRSSVNQGVSLQETEINAGFNLDVIANELNVQVNEILAWNPGIVEELQKKGESPLYLPTDLMPDFLLKKTKILSRSIKEGSRAQQ from the coding sequence ATGAAAACCCTATTTAAAAATATCTTTACAGGATTCATGCTTGCAGGGACTTTTGTAATGGTGAACGCACAATTTCTTACTGCAACGGATACTTCAGAAAGCAGTGTGAGAAAATACAATACCATTATTAATTCAAATAAGGATATTGTTGAATTTATTGAACAGTCATTGTTACAGGGAGGCCTTCCAAAACATTTAAGAAACCTTGCCCTGATAGAATCACACTTTAACAGAAATATCACTTCGGGAGCCGGAGCGGTAGGAATGTGGCAGTTTATGACGGCGCATGCCAACCAGTACGGACTTACGGACCAGGGGCGCACCGATGTGTATAAAAGTACCAAAACAGCAGTTATTTCCCTGAAAAATCTGTACAAAAAATATGGCGACTGGATAACGGTGGTAGCTGCCTACAACTGTGGTGAAGGGAATATCGCCAAAGCCATGCAGGCTGCAGGATCTACCCAATACCATCTGTATTCCAAATATCTTCCGGGAGAAACCATTAATCATGTGAATAAGTATCTGAACGCATGCTATGCAACCGGTGAATTACCGAGTGTTCTGAATAATTACAATTCTTCAAGAATTAATAAAGTATTTTTTGCAGGTGACAGAAGCAGTGTGAACCAGGGAGTATCTCTTCAGGAAACAGAGATTAATGCAGGGTTTAATCTGGACGTCATTGCCAATGAGCTGAATGTACAGGTGAATGAAATACTTGCCTGGAACCCGGGGATCGTAGAAGAGCTGCAGAAAAAAGGTGAAAGCCCTCTGTATCTTCCTACCGACCTGATGCCGGATTTTCTTTTGAAGAAAACCAAGATCCTTTCCCGCTCCATCAAAGAAGGAAGCAGGGCACAGCAATAA
- the tssD gene encoding type VI secretion system tube protein TssD translates to MAANSRGILKFNNGEGQKLLKLNYSVSRSTDVSGRVASDPSNALIKITVEATEKSDILESLLNGKYKPTVGEITFNKSHEEGTLTTLKWQNGYVIQHEVDFDAIDDNSMLISFVVSAEQIDLGNSSYLAEWPSDGK, encoded by the coding sequence ATGGCAGCAAATTCAAGAGGAATTTTAAAATTCAACAACGGAGAAGGTCAAAAACTTTTAAAGCTAAATTATAGCGTATCAAGATCTACAGACGTTTCAGGACGTGTAGCATCAGATCCTTCCAACGCATTGATCAAAATTACAGTAGAAGCTACTGAAAAATCGGACATTCTTGAAAGCTTATTAAACGGAAAATACAAGCCGACTGTGGGAGAAATCACTTTTAACAAATCTCACGAAGAAGGAACATTAACTACATTGAAATGGCAAAATGGATATGTGATCCAGCACGAAGTAGACTTCGATGCTATTGATGACAACAGTATGCTGATCAGCTTTGTAGTAAGTGCAGAACAAATCGATCTGGGTAATTCTTCTTACTTAGCAGAATGGCCTTCAGACGGAAAATAA
- a CDS encoding type VI secretion system Vgr family protein produces the protein MFKDDQSIKVQSPKSSIKNTAGDQLKNAENMATQKIEDKLQKADEAVKKSAKKAQEIYSGTPQGSKMFMNQNLVPNNPSIVENKVWSKQPTSKIHNAAAIPESYIAGINRVVMLDIVIEGQLIKHFKHFKLVQSASRHHEFSLMLAHDTLGGPENHNLQEAQNFLGKRITVVFKYKDIEQGPERNFVGVITEVGFSQEKGSLGNIVLTGFSPTVLLDAAPHIQSFGGGQEVSMNSIADHVIKEGLGQNKFDFRVDAQHGNVPYSSQYEETHYNYLARIAEAYGEQFYYDGEVLHFGKLPPQEKPVKLTYGSSVSDIAIKMKAQHVSPSFYGYNSSKNEKLTTGSSKISHTSDIAKRAYEISERTFKTPSLRVAPIKATSFMDIDASQKGTAGSKASEVFITSGSTTVPFLYPGCTADIEMRKADTNDTAYFTKLMIIGATHEVDARGYYDGTFEAIAADTGFIPRPEFENPKAEPQFAKVISNTDPLNQGRVKVQFDWQSGQDTTEFIRVMSPDAGSSDKVNKNRGFMSVPEVNDQVIVNFVHQHPDRPFVMGGMFHGAIGAGGGAGNNVMSFSGRSGAELKYDNGAGSMNLKDQGGANMFFDGAGNVVHNANNDSTKTVGNNKTDKVGNNKKLEVGCDHISDIGNTHKVEVGKGKSVFKMDNAGVIDLTGVDKITLKVGSSEIIITGTKISITSSEVEVKGTGTAKAVFNGSTIITGSSVDIN, from the coding sequence ATGTTTAAAGATGACCAATCGATAAAAGTACAAAGCCCGAAAAGCAGTATAAAAAATACAGCAGGGGATCAGCTTAAAAATGCTGAGAATATGGCCACACAGAAAATAGAGGATAAGCTTCAGAAAGCTGATGAAGCGGTGAAGAAATCTGCCAAAAAAGCACAGGAAATTTACTCGGGTACCCCTCAGGGTTCTAAAATGTTTATGAACCAGAATCTGGTACCCAACAACCCATCAATTGTAGAAAATAAAGTATGGTCTAAACAGCCGACTTCCAAAATACATAACGCGGCTGCAATTCCGGAAAGTTATATTGCAGGAATCAATCGCGTTGTCATGCTTGATATTGTGATTGAAGGACAGTTGATCAAGCATTTTAAGCATTTTAAGCTCGTACAGAGCGCTTCCAGACATCATGAATTCAGCCTGATGCTGGCCCACGATACACTGGGCGGCCCTGAGAATCATAATTTACAGGAAGCCCAGAACTTTTTAGGAAAAAGAATCACCGTGGTGTTCAAATATAAAGATATTGAACAGGGACCGGAACGTAATTTCGTTGGAGTGATTACGGAAGTGGGCTTTAGCCAGGAGAAAGGCAGCCTTGGAAATATTGTTCTTACAGGTTTTAGCCCTACCGTTTTACTGGACGCTGCTCCTCACATTCAGAGTTTTGGAGGCGGGCAGGAAGTGAGTATGAACAGTATTGCAGATCATGTAATCAAAGAAGGCTTGGGACAAAATAAATTCGATTTCAGAGTGGATGCACAGCACGGTAACGTTCCTTACAGCTCCCAATACGAAGAAACGCACTATAATTATCTGGCAAGAATTGCGGAGGCTTATGGAGAACAGTTTTATTATGACGGGGAAGTACTGCATTTCGGGAAACTTCCGCCTCAGGAAAAGCCGGTTAAGCTTACCTATGGAAGCAGTGTAAGCGATATTGCCATCAAAATGAAAGCCCAGCACGTAAGTCCAAGCTTTTATGGCTACAACAGCAGTAAAAATGAAAAGCTGACCACCGGAAGTTCCAAAATCAGTCATACTTCAGATATTGCCAAACGGGCTTATGAAATTTCAGAAAGGACCTTTAAAACCCCATCTTTAAGAGTTGCCCCAATCAAAGCAACTTCATTTATGGATATTGATGCTTCCCAGAAAGGAACTGCGGGAAGTAAGGCTTCTGAGGTTTTCATTACTTCTGGATCTACAACCGTTCCGTTCCTGTATCCGGGATGTACCGCAGATATTGAAATGCGTAAAGCAGATACCAATGATACCGCGTATTTTACAAAATTAATGATCATAGGAGCTACCCATGAGGTAGATGCCAGAGGCTACTATGACGGAACTTTTGAAGCCATTGCAGCAGACACCGGATTTATTCCCCGCCCGGAATTTGAAAATCCAAAAGCTGAACCACAGTTTGCAAAAGTGATTTCCAATACAGATCCTTTAAACCAGGGAAGGGTAAAAGTGCAGTTTGACTGGCAGTCAGGACAGGACACTACGGAATTCATCCGCGTCATGTCCCCGGACGCCGGAAGCAGTGATAAAGTAAACAAAAACCGCGGGTTTATGTCTGTTCCCGAAGTGAATGACCAGGTAATCGTGAATTTTGTGCACCAGCATCCGGACCGTCCTTTTGTGATGGGAGGAATGTTCCATGGAGCAATAGGAGCCGGTGGAGGAGCCGGAAATAATGTGATGAGCTTTAGCGGAAGAAGCGGTGCTGAACTAAAATATGACAATGGAGCAGGATCCATGAACCTGAAAGACCAGGGCGGAGCCAATATGTTCTTTGACGGAGCCGGAAATGTGGTTCACAATGCGAACAATGACAGTACGAAAACCGTAGGAAATAATAAAACGGATAAAGTAGGAAACAATAAAAAGCTGGAGGTAGGATGCGACCATATTTCAGATATAGGAAATACCCATAAAGTAGAAGTAGGAAAAGGAAAGAGTGTATTTAAAATGGATAATGCCGGTGTTATTGACCTAACAGGTGTTGATAAAATAACGCTCAAAGTGGGAAGCAGCGAAATTATTATTACGGGAACCAAGATCTCGATTACAAGCAGTGAGGTGGAGGTTAAAGGAACAGGTACGGCAAAAGCAGTTTTTAACGGAAGTACTATTATAACAGGATCATCTGTAGATATAAATTAG